From Caballeronia insecticola, a single genomic window includes:
- a CDS encoding peptidoglycan DD-metalloendopeptidase family protein, whose amino-acid sequence MHKGIRRFVCASLIAVLAACGSGPVAPGFYRVERGDTVGKIARDNRTTVANIKRWNTLANPDAIEVGQVLRVTPPAGSATATESSGAASAGSSRSDASAQAKAGPGVSLVWPAQGSVIRSFDGKNSKGIDIANAAGTPVVAAATGNVVYAGNGLRGYGNMLIVKHDDDYLTAYAHNRVLLVKEGQTVQQGQKIAEMGDTDSDRTMLHFEVRYMGRSADPARYLPPR is encoded by the coding sequence TTGCATAAAGGAATTCGACGGTTCGTCTGCGCATCGCTTATTGCGGTGCTGGCTGCATGTGGCTCTGGCCCGGTCGCACCGGGCTTCTACCGCGTGGAGCGCGGCGACACCGTAGGTAAGATCGCGCGCGACAACCGCACCACGGTGGCGAATATCAAGCGCTGGAATACGCTCGCGAATCCCGATGCCATCGAGGTCGGGCAAGTGCTGCGCGTCACCCCGCCGGCCGGCAGCGCGACGGCGACGGAATCGTCGGGTGCGGCAAGCGCCGGTTCATCCCGGAGCGATGCCAGCGCGCAAGCCAAGGCCGGGCCGGGCGTGTCGCTCGTCTGGCCGGCGCAGGGCAGCGTGATCCGCAGCTTCGACGGCAAGAACTCGAAGGGCATCGACATCGCCAACGCGGCGGGCACGCCCGTCGTCGCCGCTGCAACCGGCAATGTCGTTTATGCGGGCAATGGCCTGCGCGGCTACGGCAACATGCTGATCGTCAAGCACGACGACGATTATCTGACCGCCTACGCGCACAACCGCGTGCTGCTGGTGAAGGAAGGCCAGACGGTGCAGCAGGGCCAGAAAATCGCCGAAATGGGCGATACCGACAGCGATCGCACAATGCTGCATTTCGAAGTGCGTTACATGGGCCGCTCGGCGGACCCGGCGCGCTATCTGCCGCCGCGCTGA
- a CDS encoding aldose epimerase family protein — MSAETDVIEIERDGAAILLAPHAGGRLMTWRVGGEPVIRWPDAPDWSNPAKIRGGNPLLFPFLGRHFVDGEIGRWRDPDGTVHALPTHGFARDLPFSCTRDADGHGLRMTLVDSDATRDGYPFAFRFEAAYRIVDAHTLEVELTTSNPGEVALPYYAGHHFYFHLPHGQRGESSVELPRTERRRQLPDGSISEAEPGLPRYSLADNSIVDTFHCLTRQSDEPVLLNLPGLGRTVSFELQQPDSVPWYAVTTWTESDTSDFYCVEPWIGLPDAIHNGRGLRWLAPGKTETASLRLVVTPAG; from the coding sequence ATGTCAGCGGAAACAGACGTCATCGAAATCGAGCGCGACGGCGCCGCGATCCTGCTCGCGCCGCACGCGGGCGGCCGGCTCATGACCTGGCGCGTCGGCGGCGAGCCGGTCATCCGCTGGCCCGACGCGCCCGACTGGTCCAATCCCGCAAAAATCCGCGGCGGCAATCCGCTGCTCTTTCCGTTCCTCGGGCGCCATTTTGTCGACGGCGAAATCGGCCGATGGCGCGACCCCGACGGCACCGTGCACGCGCTGCCGACGCACGGCTTCGCGCGCGATCTGCCGTTTTCCTGCACGCGCGACGCCGACGGCCACGGCCTGCGCATGACCCTCGTCGACAGCGACGCCACCCGCGACGGCTATCCGTTCGCGTTTCGCTTCGAGGCGGCCTACCGCATCGTCGATGCGCACACGCTCGAAGTCGAACTCACGACGTCGAATCCGGGCGAGGTCGCGCTGCCCTACTACGCCGGGCATCACTTCTACTTTCATCTGCCGCACGGCCAGCGCGGCGAGAGCAGCGTCGAGCTGCCGCGCACCGAGCGACGTCGCCAGTTGCCCGACGGCTCGATCAGCGAGGCCGAGCCCGGTTTGCCGCGTTATTCGCTGGCGGATAACAGCATCGTCGATACGTTTCATTGCCTCACGCGACAGTCGGACGAGCCGGTGCTGCTGAATTTGCCGGGACTCGGCCGCACCGTCAGCTTCGAACTCCAGCAGCCCGATTCGGTGCCCTGGTACGCAGTCACGACGTGGACCGAATCCGACACGTCCGACTTTTATTGCGTCGAGCCCTGGATCGGTCTGCCCGACGCCATCCACAACGGTCGCGGGCTGCGCTGGCTCGCGCCCGGCAAGACGGAAACGGCGTCGCTCAGGCTCGTCGTCACGCCTGCCGGATAA
- a CDS encoding SixA phosphatase family protein, whose product MNLILWRHAEAEDQASSDLARQLTPRGRKQAQGIAKWLRARIGDDALFLASPATRTIQTAEAFGDRYRVVNALAPGNGAQAVLDAAGWPDGIGETVVVIGHQPTLGHVAALLMTGRESDWSIRKSGIWWFQTRTRGSDGQTVLRAVVNPDLL is encoded by the coding sequence ATGAACCTCATTCTCTGGCGTCACGCCGAAGCGGAAGACCAGGCGTCGAGCGATCTCGCGCGCCAGCTCACGCCGCGCGGACGCAAGCAGGCGCAAGGCATCGCCAAATGGCTGCGCGCGCGCATCGGCGACGACGCCCTCTTTCTCGCCAGTCCCGCCACGCGCACGATCCAGACCGCCGAAGCCTTCGGCGACCGCTATCGCGTAGTCAATGCGCTCGCGCCCGGCAACGGCGCCCAAGCCGTGCTCGATGCCGCCGGCTGGCCGGATGGCATCGGCGAGACGGTGGTTGTGATCGGGCATCAGCCGACGCTCGGGCACGTCGCCGCGCTTTTGATGACCGGCCGCGAATCCGACTGGTCGATCAGGAAGTCGGGCATCTGGTGGTTCCAGACGCGCACGCGCGGCAGCGACGGCCAGACCGTGCTGCGCGCGGTCGTCAATCCCGACTTGCTGTGA
- a CDS encoding undecaprenyl-diphosphate phosphatase, giving the protein MTLWFLVFLSVLQGVTELFPVSSLGHTLLVPGLIGMHIDKHAPQLLPFLVALHLGTAIALLWYFRERWIALIRGFFASLGGRRNDDGHMMWALIIGTIPTGIVGLLLEKRLEALFHDLRIVAAALIVNGVLLWFGDRLQKNRAMQAPDKLTFKQAFLVGLAQIGALIPGFSRSGLTMIAGVGAGLTAEAAAEFSFLLGTPIIFAAGVLELPKLFHAPGQLFDAVLGGVLTGIAAYLSVRFLMRYFEGHGKLAAFGVYCVIAGIFFFGWFMMHPQPL; this is encoded by the coding sequence GTGACTCTGTGGTTTCTCGTATTTCTGAGCGTGCTCCAGGGCGTGACCGAACTTTTTCCGGTCAGCAGTCTTGGCCATACCTTGCTCGTTCCCGGCCTGATCGGCATGCACATCGACAAGCACGCGCCGCAATTGCTGCCGTTTCTCGTCGCGCTGCATCTTGGCACCGCCATCGCGCTGCTCTGGTATTTCCGTGAGCGCTGGATCGCGTTGATCCGCGGCTTCTTCGCGTCGCTCGGCGGCCGCCGTAACGACGACGGTCACATGATGTGGGCGCTCATCATCGGCACGATTCCGACGGGTATCGTCGGCTTGTTGCTGGAAAAGCGGCTCGAGGCGCTCTTTCACGATCTGCGGATCGTGGCGGCGGCGTTGATCGTCAACGGCGTGCTGCTGTGGTTCGGCGATCGCCTGCAAAAGAATCGCGCGATGCAGGCGCCCGACAAGCTCACGTTCAAGCAGGCGTTTCTGGTGGGGCTTGCGCAGATCGGCGCGCTGATTCCGGGCTTTTCGCGCAGCGGCCTGACGATGATCGCGGGCGTCGGCGCGGGACTCACGGCGGAGGCGGCGGCCGAGTTTTCGTTTCTGCTCGGCACGCCGATCATCTTCGCGGCGGGCGTGCTCGAACTGCCGAAGCTGTTTCACGCACCCGGACAATTGTTCGATGCGGTGCTGGGCGGCGTGCTGACGGGCATCGCGGCGTATCTGAGCGTGCGTTTCCTGATGCGCTATTTCGAAGGTCACGGCAAGCTCGCAGCGTTCGGCGTGTATTGCGTGATCGCAGGCATTTTCTTCTTCGGCTGGTTCATGATGCATCCGCAGCCGCTGTGA
- a CDS encoding amidohydrolase family protein encodes MKTSTWIVNARLFGGAPVDVRIAGTTIDAILPHGERQPAPGDSVIDGALGLLLPGFVEGHTHLDKTTWGMPWYRNAVGPRLTDRIENERRWRAASGHDAAQASRALALAFLRAGTTRLRTHVDIDSDAGLRHLEGVASTRAALADVLDMQIVAFPQSGVMKRPGTRELLDAALANGTNGTNGADVLGALDPAAIDGDPAASLDITFALATKHGKPIDIHLHEPGELGAFTFDLLLDRVEAHGFAGHVVVSHAFCLGALPDARRGALLERIARLNVALLTTAPASVSVPPFREARAAGVTLFGGNDGIRDAWTPFGSPDMLERAMLIAMRYDLRRDDDLATAFDCVSSEAARACGFAQYGLAPGMRADLVLVEAETVAQAVAMRPPRRFVMANGTPIAADFTR; translated from the coding sequence ATGAAAACATCGACATGGATCGTCAACGCACGACTGTTCGGAGGCGCGCCGGTGGATGTGCGCATCGCGGGCACGACCATCGACGCGATTCTGCCGCACGGCGAGCGCCAGCCCGCGCCGGGCGATAGCGTCATCGACGGCGCGCTCGGGCTGCTGCTGCCGGGCTTCGTCGAAGGACACACGCATCTCGACAAAACCACGTGGGGCATGCCGTGGTATCGCAACGCGGTGGGGCCGCGCCTGACCGATCGCATCGAGAACGAGCGGCGCTGGCGCGCGGCAAGCGGTCACGATGCCGCGCAGGCGTCGCGTGCGCTCGCGCTCGCTTTTCTGCGCGCGGGCACGACGCGCCTGCGCACGCACGTCGATATCGATTCCGATGCGGGCCTGCGCCATCTCGAAGGCGTCGCGTCCACACGCGCGGCGCTCGCCGATGTGCTGGATATGCAGATCGTCGCGTTCCCGCAATCGGGCGTCATGAAGCGGCCCGGCACGCGCGAGTTGCTCGACGCCGCGCTCGCCAATGGCACCAACGGCACCAATGGCGCCGATGTGCTCGGCGCGCTCGACCCCGCCGCCATCGACGGCGATCCGGCAGCCTCGCTCGACATCACGTTCGCGCTCGCGACGAAGCACGGCAAGCCCATCGACATTCATCTGCACGAGCCCGGCGAACTCGGCGCGTTCACCTTCGATCTGCTGCTCGATCGCGTCGAGGCGCACGGGTTCGCGGGGCACGTCGTCGTGAGCCACGCGTTCTGTCTCGGCGCGCTGCCGGATGCGCGGCGCGGCGCGCTGCTCGAACGCATCGCGCGGCTGAATGTTGCGTTGCTGACGACCGCGCCCGCATCGGTGAGCGTGCCGCCGTTTCGCGAGGCGCGCGCGGCGGGCGTCACGCTGTTCGGCGGCAACGACGGCATCCGCGATGCATGGACGCCCTTCGGTTCGCCCGACATGCTCGAACGCGCGATGCTCATCGCGATGCGCTACGACCTGCGCCGCGACGACGATCTCGCCACCGCGTTCGACTGCGTGTCGAGCGAAGCCGCGCGCGCCTGCGGTTTCGCGCAGTACGGGCTCGCGCCGGGCATGCGTGCGGACCTCGTGCTCGTCGAGGCGGAAACGGTCGCGCAGGCTGTCGCCATGCGGCCGCCGCGCCGCTTCGTGATGGCGAACGGCACGCCGATCGCCGCGGACTTCACGCGATGA
- the ppx gene encoding exopolyphosphatase: protein MVTHPHLLAAVDLGSNSFRLIVGRVEETPAGSQIYQVDALREPVRLGGGLSKDKMLDRASQVRGWDALKRFGERLRDFHPDQVRAVATNTLRVAKNAPDFLAEAQEALGFPIEVIAGREEARLIYAGAAHSVPAIAGKRLVVDIGGGSTEFIIGSHYTPIHMESLYIGCVSHSRQFFPAGNVDEYTMRQAELAAKREIQIISREYKQTGWDQAIGSSGTARALAELIEANDFNDPGITHGISRGGLERLKRALIKAENINRLKLVALKPDRVPVLAGGLSIMLGVFEELGIDYADTTDAALRLGVLYDLLGRSQHQDMRTVTVEGFKRRYGVDAAQADRIGELAISFYDQLGEADEDVREENRMFLAWAASLHEIGLSIAHSAYHKHSAYIASNADMPGFSRTDQARLATLVLGHAGKLGKLAQARDIDWTLLFCLRLAALLSRRRTDVGLPGIEVSAANGGFDVRLPNDWVTNNPLTDYSLVQEAMEWEKIGRPYRVVYTD from the coding sequence ATGGTCACACATCCCCATCTACTCGCTGCGGTCGACCTCGGATCGAACAGTTTCCGGCTGATCGTCGGCCGGGTCGAGGAAACGCCCGCGGGCAGCCAGATCTATCAGGTCGATGCCTTGCGCGAACCTGTCAGGCTCGGCGGAGGGCTGTCGAAGGACAAGATGCTCGACCGCGCATCGCAGGTGCGCGGCTGGGACGCGCTGAAACGCTTCGGCGAGCGTCTGCGCGACTTTCATCCCGATCAGGTGCGCGCGGTCGCCACCAATACCTTGCGCGTCGCCAAGAACGCGCCCGATTTCCTCGCCGAAGCGCAAGAGGCGCTCGGTTTTCCGATCGAAGTCATCGCCGGTAGGGAAGAAGCGCGGCTCATTTACGCGGGCGCGGCGCATTCGGTGCCGGCGATCGCGGGCAAACGGCTCGTCGTGGATATCGGCGGCGGCTCGACGGAATTCATCATCGGCTCGCATTACACGCCGATCCACATGGAAAGTCTCTATATCGGCTGCGTGAGCCACAGCCGCCAGTTTTTCCCCGCCGGCAACGTCGACGAATACACGATGCGTCAGGCCGAACTCGCCGCCAAGCGCGAAATCCAGATCATCTCGCGCGAATACAAGCAGACGGGCTGGGACCAGGCGATCGGCTCGTCGGGCACGGCGCGGGCGCTTGCGGAACTCATCGAAGCGAACGATTTCAACGATCCCGGCATCACGCACGGCATTTCGCGCGGCGGGCTGGAGCGGCTCAAGCGCGCGCTCATCAAGGCGGAGAACATCAACCGGCTGAAGCTCGTCGCGCTCAAGCCCGACCGCGTGCCGGTGCTGGCGGGCGGACTGTCGATCATGCTCGGCGTGTTCGAGGAACTGGGCATCGATTACGCGGACACCACCGACGCCGCCCTGCGTCTCGGCGTGCTCTACGACCTGCTCGGGCGCTCGCAGCATCAGGACATGCGCACGGTGACGGTGGAGGGCTTCAAGCGCCGTTATGGCGTCGATGCCGCGCAGGCGGATCGCATCGGCGAGCTGGCGATCAGCTTCTACGATCAACTGGGCGAAGCGGACGAGGACGTGCGCGAAGAGAATCGCATGTTCCTCGCGTGGGCGGCGTCGCTGCACGAGATCGGCTTGTCGATCGCGCACAGCGCCTATCACAAGCACTCCGCGTATATCGCCAGCAACGCCGACATGCCCGGCTTCTCGCGCACCGATCAGGCACGGCTCGCGACGCTCGTGCTCGGACACGCCGGCAAGCTCGGCAAGCTGGCGCAGGCGCGCGACATCGACTGGACGCTCTTGTTCTGCCTGCGGCTCGCGGCGTTGCTGTCGCGCAGGCGCACGGACGTCGGGCTGCCGGGTATCGAGGTGAGCGCGGCGAACGGCGGCTTCGACGTGCGCCTGCCCAACGACTGGGTGACGAACAATCCGCTCACCGACTACAGCCTCGTGCAGGAAGCGATGGAGTGGGAGAAGATCGGCAGGCCGTATCGCGTGGTGTATACGGACTAA
- a CDS encoding GntR family transcriptional regulator, whose product MASSKDILTTGIPPDERVYAAITSALLHGKLAPGAQLVERELAAAFDCTRGTIRKVLARLGAEGKLTLEANRGAFVPSPTVADIREVYRARQVVEAGIVAAQCGALTTQAKRVLRAHIKAEQRAVKAGSVEECVRLAGHFHVLLAELANAPEVLAFLAKLVAKTELYKALFDPSKLSNCASDEHGRLVDALEAGDLDTALATMRSHLDELEARVLAQASGARTSDLATLFAGA is encoded by the coding sequence ATGGCATCAAGCAAGGACATTCTGACCACCGGCATCCCGCCCGACGAACGCGTCTACGCGGCGATCACCTCGGCGCTTCTGCACGGCAAGCTCGCGCCCGGCGCGCAACTCGTCGAGCGTGAACTCGCCGCCGCCTTCGACTGTACGCGCGGCACGATCCGCAAGGTGCTGGCGCGCCTCGGGGCGGAAGGCAAGCTCACGCTGGAGGCCAATCGCGGGGCATTCGTGCCGTCGCCGACGGTTGCGGACATTCGCGAGGTCTATCGCGCGCGGCAAGTGGTGGAGGCGGGCATCGTCGCGGCACAGTGCGGCGCGTTGACGACGCAGGCAAAGCGCGTCCTGCGCGCGCATATCAAGGCCGAGCAGCGTGCGGTGAAGGCGGGCAGCGTGGAGGAATGCGTGCGCCTCGCGGGGCACTTCCATGTGCTGCTCGCGGAGCTGGCAAACGCGCCGGAGGTGCTGGCATTTCTCGCCAAGCTGGTCGCGAAGACGGAGCTTTATAAGGCGTTGTTCGATCCGTCGAAGCTGTCGAACTGCGCATCCGACGAACACGGCCGTCTCGTCGATGCACTCGAAGCCGGCGACCTCGACACTGCGCTCGCGACCATGCGCTCCCATCTGGACGAACTCGAAGCGCGCGTGCTCGCGCAGGCGAGCGGGGCGCGCACGAGCGATCTCGCGACGCTGTTCGCGGGCGCGTGA
- a CDS encoding response regulator yields MNNRAYETSPAQCSLWNRKRARLQPEARRVLLALPERVLGASLASLFELKGFPAQLAVDAPSVRNLIGEWRPHVLFLDTRIAGCGNYALVGELREEEDDAGRLIIAMSGFLPEEPIALLREAGYDGHCRRPCPVWQMTDLLDEFFACHAVR; encoded by the coding sequence TTGAACAATCGAGCATACGAAACCAGCCCGGCCCAATGCTCGCTCTGGAACCGCAAGCGCGCGCGCCTGCAACCCGAGGCGCGGCGCGTGCTGCTCGCGTTGCCGGAGCGTGTGCTCGGTGCATCGCTCGCGTCATTGTTCGAACTGAAGGGCTTTCCCGCACAACTCGCGGTCGATGCGCCCTCGGTCCGGAACCTGATCGGCGAGTGGCGTCCGCACGTGCTATTCCTCGACACGCGCATCGCCGGCTGCGGCAACTACGCGCTGGTTGGCGAACTGCGCGAAGAGGAGGACGACGCGGGCCGCCTCATCATCGCGATGAGCGGCTTTCTGCCCGAAGAGCCGATCGCGCTGCTCAGGGAAGCCGGCTACGACGGTCACTGCCGCCGACCGTGTCCCGTGTGGCAAATGACCGATCTGCTCGACGAATTTTTCGCGTGCCACGCGGTCCGCTGA
- a CDS encoding cyanate transporter → MKARASKLVWLAVIVAIGLNLRPLLTSISPLMSVILSATGLSFRGASLLTGLPVVAMGVCAFGASALSRSIGDARGVALGLMAIVAACAGRLFAGDAATLIASAAVAGTGVAVIQALLPGVMKTRFAARLPVAMGLYSASIMAGGGLGASVTPGVAARASWQAGLAFWALPALVALAVWLMLMRADALPHAPSARRATPAPSLFLNRRAWSLGIFFGLVNGGYTSLVAWLPAYYQQLGRSVSDSGALLAMLTVFQAASALLLPTAASHFGRDKDRRPWLALGLVAQLGGFALLLGAPLAAPIAAVALLGGGLGGVFALTLVLTLDHADDHALAARLVAFVQGVGFVIAAVAPVVAGIVRDVSGGFSMSWMMLAASLVAMIALNVAFAPKTYARAMRLRPAASDALSGPRGTRKIRRADRSFATRDTVGGSDRRSRLP, encoded by the coding sequence ATGAAAGCGCGCGCATCGAAGCTCGTGTGGCTCGCGGTGATCGTCGCGATCGGGCTGAATCTGCGGCCGCTGCTCACGTCGATCAGCCCGCTCATGAGCGTGATCTTGTCCGCGACGGGGCTGTCGTTTCGCGGCGCGTCGTTGCTGACCGGGCTGCCCGTCGTCGCGATGGGCGTGTGCGCGTTCGGCGCGAGCGCGCTGTCGCGGTCGATCGGCGATGCGCGCGGCGTGGCGCTCGGGCTCATGGCGATCGTCGCGGCCTGCGCGGGCCGGCTGTTCGCGGGCGACGCGGCGACGCTCATCGCGAGCGCGGCGGTGGCGGGCACGGGCGTCGCCGTCATTCAGGCGCTGTTGCCGGGCGTCATGAAGACGCGCTTCGCCGCGCGCTTGCCGGTCGCGATGGGCCTCTATTCCGCATCGATCATGGCGGGCGGCGGGCTCGGCGCGAGCGTCACGCCGGGCGTGGCGGCGCGCGCGTCGTGGCAGGCGGGGCTCGCGTTCTGGGCGTTGCCCGCGCTCGTCGCGCTGGCCGTCTGGCTGATGTTGATGCGCGCCGATGCCTTGCCGCACGCGCCGTCCGCACGACGCGCGACGCCCGCGCCGTCGCTGTTCCTCAACCGCCGCGCGTGGTCGCTCGGCATCTTCTTCGGGCTGGTCAATGGCGGCTATACGAGTCTGGTCGCGTGGCTGCCGGCCTACTATCAGCAACTCGGCCGCAGCGTGAGCGACAGCGGCGCGCTGCTCGCGATGCTCACGGTTTTTCAGGCGGCGTCCGCGCTGCTGCTGCCGACGGCGGCGTCGCATTTTGGACGCGACAAGGATCGGCGTCCGTGGCTCGCGCTCGGTCTCGTCGCGCAACTGGGCGGCTTCGCGCTGCTGCTCGGCGCGCCGCTCGCTGCGCCCATCGCGGCGGTCGCGCTGCTCGGCGGCGGCCTGGGCGGCGTATTCGCGCTCACGCTCGTGCTGACGCTCGATCACGCCGACGATCACGCGCTCGCCGCGCGCCTCGTCGCCTTCGTGCAGGGCGTGGGATTTGTCATCGCGGCGGTGGCGCCGGTCGTTGCGGGCATCGTGCGCGACGTGAGCGGCGGCTTTTCGATGTCGTGGATGATGCTCGCTGCGAGCCTCGTCGCGATGATCGCGCTCAATGTCGCGTTCGCCCCGAAAACCTATGCGCGCGCGATGCGTCTGCGCCCCGCCGCGTCGGATGCGCTCAGCGGACCGCGTGGCACGCGAAAAATTCGTCGAGCAGATCGGTCATTTGCCACACGGGACACGGTCGGCGGCAGTGACCGTCGTAGCCGGCTTCCCTGA
- a CDS encoding GNAT family N-acetyltransferase yields the protein MQELPTPFLQSGASSLSLDSRRHLPRTSETVAGRERLQVSWARDDDALRDAQRLRYRVFYEEMGARLSGPAGLDVDAFDAYCDHLLVRDLDTLQVVGTYRVLPPHQAARIGRLYAESEFDVSRLTHLRPKLVEVGRSCVHPDYRNGAVIMSLWGGLAAYMMQNGYETMLGCASVGMIDGGHYAANLYCSLPADALTAPEYRAFAHTPLPVEELRTGVIASPPPLVKGYLRLGAKICGAPAWDPDFNTADFLTLFRLSDINARYARHFIGDMQSR from the coding sequence ATGCAAGAACTGCCGACGCCTTTCCTGCAATCCGGAGCGTCATCGCTCTCGCTCGATTCGCGCCGCCATCTTCCGCGTACGTCCGAAACCGTCGCGGGCCGCGAGCGCCTGCAAGTCTCGTGGGCACGCGACGACGACGCCCTGCGCGACGCCCAGCGCCTGCGCTATCGCGTGTTCTACGAAGAAATGGGCGCGCGTCTGTCCGGCCCCGCCGGGCTCGACGTCGATGCCTTCGATGCCTACTGCGATCACCTCCTCGTGCGCGATCTCGACACGCTGCAAGTGGTCGGCACGTATCGCGTGCTGCCGCCGCATCAGGCCGCGCGTATCGGCCGCCTGTATGCGGAGAGCGAGTTTGACGTGTCGCGCCTCACGCATCTGCGCCCGAAGCTCGTCGAAGTGGGCCGCTCGTGCGTGCATCCCGACTATCGCAACGGCGCGGTGATCATGTCGCTGTGGGGCGGACTCGCGGCCTACATGATGCAAAACGGCTACGAGACGATGCTCGGTTGCGCGAGCGTCGGCATGATCGACGGCGGCCACTACGCGGCGAATCTCTATTGCTCCCTGCCCGCCGATGCGCTCACGGCGCCCGAATACCGCGCGTTCGCGCACACGCCGCTGCCGGTCGAGGAACTGCGCACGGGCGTGATCGCGAGCCCGCCGCCGCTCGTGAAGGGCTATCTGCGTCTCGGTGCGAAGATTTGCGGCGCGCCGGCGTGGGATCCCGACTTCAACACGGCCGATTTCCTCACGCTCTTCCGCCTGAGCGACATCAACGCGCGCTACGCACGTCATTTCATCGGCGACATGCAGAGCCGTTGA